The genomic interval gctaatccaagtttatcattttaaagggctaattgatcattacaaaacccttttgcaattatgttagcacagctgaaaactgtggtgCTGAttaaaagaagcaataaaacggccCTTTTttaagactagttgagtatctgggtcatttgtttctttcaaaaacatggacatttGTAACTTTAGAATGCATTAATTTATTTCACCACTATTGTTAGTGTATTAATTcattaataaataaaaattgaacctttatttaacttcctTTACATACTGGTTATTGTCCGGAATTTcggatgactgacgtgcccaaagtaaactgcccaaaagccaggatatgcatatacttgatggcattggatagaaaacactctgaagtttctaaaaccgttaaaataatgtctgtgggtataacagaactgatatgacaGGCGAAAACCtagaggaaaatccatccagaatATTCTTTATTTGAGGTCACAGTTTTTTTCAATGCTTGCCTATGGGATATACAAATAGATAGGACCCAGACTGCAGTTCCttttgcttccactagatgtcaacagtctttagaaagggtttcaggcttgtgtTTTGAAAAATGAACAAGTATTTGTAGTTTTTCCAAAGTGTCCCCCATTAGAAAAGTAGCCATGTTGCGCGCATCAACGAGAATGCGCTCTTCATTATTCGTCTTCGCTATTGAACACACTATTCTCCGTATTAAATATGATtgtttatttagatattagaatacctgaggattaattagcaacatcatttgacttgtttggacCAACTTTACCGGTAACTTTTGGatttgtttgtgtgcatgttgaacgagtgaaTTACTGAATCAagcgcgccaactaaactgacagTTTTGGGATATAATGaaagactttatcgaacaaagcaaccattcattgtgtagctgggacccttgggatttcaatcagaggaagatcttcaaaggtaagtgatttatttaattgCTGTCTTTgtgacgcctgtgctggttgaaaaagtaTTTTGACGTGGggagctgtcctcagataatagcatggtatgctttctccgtaaagcctttttgaaatctgacaacgcagttggattaacaagaagcttttaaattatgtcagacacttgtattttcatgaatgtttaatattatgttttttgtattttgaatttcgcgctctgaaatttcaccagatgttgtcgtAGTTGTCCCACTAGCGTTTGGACATGCACCCAAAcaggttaactaggcaagtcagttagggaaccaattattattttcaatgacagcctaggaacagtgggttaactgccttgttcaggggcagaacggcagatttttaccttgtcagctcagggattcgatcttgcaaccttttggttgctctaaccactaggctacctgtcactcGGTATGGCCAGAAAAGGACTGGTCACcactctgagcctggttcctctctaggtttcttcctaggttcctgctttctagggagtttttttgtggccactgtgcttctacatctgcatttcttgctctttggggattttaggctggatttctgttaACTTCActgggtagggggcagcatttagAATTTTGGATGAACAGCGTGCCCAAATTAATCTGCTTGCTACGCAGGCCcataagctaggatatgcatataattagtagatttgtaTAGAAagcactctgaagtttccaaaactgttaaaataatgtctgtgagtataacagaactgaacataacagaactgatatggcagaaaacccaaggaaaatccaaccaggaagtactattattttgaaaggctgtttttccattgaaagcctatccaccatacaaagacttaggacccagtggaaatctgtcttcctcaacatgtgaccagtctttaggcattgtttcaggcttttactctgaaaaatgagggagatacaCCGCTTTCAATGAGAGGACAGTGGAAATTTCCATCCATGAGCCAGGCACGTGATCGGGAGcgcgcatttcttgtttacctttttccattgacgaagcttttgtccggttgaaatattattgattatttatgacaaaagCAACCTGaagattgattttaaacatcgtttgacatgtttctactatcTTTTATTGTGTTTTTTGACTTTTCGAGAGTGCTTATTGTGCCTTTGGATTTCTGAACTAAACGCACCAACAAAactgaggtatttggacataaagatgaactttatcgaagaaaacaaacatttgttgtctaacatggagacctgggagtgccaccagatgaagatcatcaaaggtaagtgattaattttaatgctatttctgacttttgtgaagctctccttggttggaaaatggctgtatgggttTCTGTGTCTAgtcgctgacctaacataatctcagtgtgctttcgccgtaaagcctttttgaaatctgacacagcggttgcattaagaggAAGTTTATCTGCATTCGTAtgtttaacacttgtatcttttatcaatgtttatgatgagtatttctgatGTGGCTCTCTttactttcaccggatgtttgtttgagaaaatgcatttctgaacacaacacaccaatttcaaatgggtttttttggacataaagatgaactttatcgaacaaaacacacatttattgtgtaacatgaagtcctctgagtgccatctgatgaagatcatcaaatgttagtgattcatttaatcgcTACTTCTGACTTTTATGAgacctctccttggctggaaaatgactgtatggttttctgtgactaggtgctgacctaacataatcgtttggtgtgctttcgccgtaaagcctatttgaaatcgaacactgtggctggatttacaagaagtttatctttaaaatggtgtaaaataattGTAATTATGGGATTTGAACCAGACAggttaagcactttgtgacaactactGATGAAAAAGGGATTCATAAAATGCATTTGATTAACATGTATATCACACCAACTGACTGTTTTTTCTGATGTTCACACAGGATACCATGTTGAGACATTCTCCACATccagagagcaacagcaggaagATCAGAGAGCTAAGAGGTCTCATCACTGCCCACATTGTGAAGAGATTTTCCCATTTCTATCAAAGCTAAGAATACACctaaaaatacacacaggagagaagccttactcctgctctgactgtggggcgAGTTTCTCTCATCTGGGCACCTTAAAAACACACcaacgtatacacacaggagcgaagccttattcctgctctgactgtggaaaatgttttaaaacatcaaATGAGCTAAAACGTcatcagacaacacacacaggagagaagcctttcttctgccctgactgtgggactagtttcTCTCAGCTTTCCCACTTAAAAtcacatgaacgtatacatacaggggagaagccatactcttgctctgactgtgggaaatgttttaaaacattatATGAGCTACAAGTTcatcagagaatacacacaggagagaagccatactCCTGTTCTGACTGTGGAAAAGGCTTCACAAAGTCAACTTAtctaaaagttcatcagagaacacacacaggagaaaagccataCTCCTGTTCTGACTGTGGGGAGAGATTCTCTCAAACGAGCAGCTTAAAAGCACACAAACAAGTACatactggagagaagccttactcctgctctgagtGTGGGGCGAGTTTCTCTCGACTGGACACCTTAAAAGCACACCAACGTATCcatacaggagaaaagccttactTCTGCCctgaatgtgggaagagtttctcccTATCGAGTACCTTGAAAtcacatgaacgtatacatacaggagagaagccttactcctgctctgactgtggggtgAGTTTCTCTCGACTGGATACCTTAAAAACACACCAACATATCcatacaggagaaaagccttactTCTGCCCTGAATGTGGGGAGAGATTCTCTCAAAAGACCACCTTAAAATCACACCAATtaatacatacaggagagaagccttacttctgctctgattgtgggaagagtttctcccTGTCGACTACCTTGAAAtcacatgaacgtatacatacaggagagaagccttactcctgctctgactgtggaaaacgTTTCTCCCGATCGGGTACCTTGAAAtcacatgaacgtatacatacaggagagaagccttactactGCTCTTTCTGTGGAAAACGTTTCTCCCGATCGGATACCTTGAAAtcacatgaacgtatacatacaggagagaagccttacttctgctctgactgtgggaagagtttctctcACCTGGGCAACTTAAAAACACACCAACGTATACATTAACTTCATGTGGGTACCTGGGACGGTTGTGTCCCACCTcgtcaacatccggtgaaattgcagagtgacCAATTCAAATTGAATTACTCTAAATATTTAcatttcatgaaatcacaagtgtaatacatcaaaatagaGCTTAACTTGTTAATCTAGCcgccatgtcagatttcaaaaaggctttaaggCAAAAGCAAactatgcgattatctgaggacggCACTCAGCACACAAAACATTACATACAGTTACCAGCCAAGTAGACTggcacgaaagtcagaaatatgatgatcttcatatggttgcactcacaacactcccagttacacaataaatgttcattttgttcgataaagtccctctttatatcttGAAACCTCCATTTTGTTGGCACATTTTGTTCTGtaatccaatggctcaaatgaggTCACAAgaggcagacgaaaattccaaatagtatcctgtaaagtttgtagaaacatgtaaaactatgtttataatcaatcctcaggttgtttttagcctaaataatagATAATATTTCAACTGGTCAATATAAAAGAAAAACAAGAAAGGTGCCTCTGCAGGACCCAGCTCTGGGGACATCCCACTATCCACTGACTCAATGTGGTCATTTCCTCATtcttcagaatacaagcctgaaacaatgtctaaagactgttcacatctAGTGTTAGCCAAAACGGAATTGGGTCTTATCCCTTTAAATGGTGAATAGAAAAACAGCCATTTCAAAA from Oncorhynchus gorbuscha isolate QuinsamMale2020 ecotype Even-year unplaced genomic scaffold, OgorEven_v1.0 Un_scaffold_8035, whole genome shotgun sequence carries:
- the LOC124029875 gene encoding zinc finger protein OZF-like isoform X2 — translated: MASVNLEDCSQTLELNVNLKDEEEEEKIRTIVSHGYHVETFSTSREQQQEDQRAKRSHHCPHCEEIFPFLSKLRIHLKIHTGEKPYSCSDCGASFSHLGTLKTHQRIHTGAKPYSCSDCGKCFKTSNELKRHQTTHTGEKPFFCPDCGTSFSQLSHLKSHERIHTGEKPYSCSDCGKCFKTLYELQVHQRIHTGEKPYSCSDCGKGFTKSTYLKVHQRTHTGEKPYSCSDCGERFSQTSSLKAHKQVHTGEKPYSCSECGASFSRLDTLKAHQRIHTGEKPYFCPECGKSFSLSSTLKSHERIHTGEKPYSCSDCGVSFSRLDTLKTHQHIHTGEKPYFCPECGERFSQKTTLKSHQLIHTGEKPYFCSDCGKSFSLSTTLKSHERIHTGEKPYSCSDCGKRFSRSGTLKSHERIHTGEKPYYCSFCGKRFSRSDTLKSHERIHTGEKPYFCSDCGKSFSHLGNLKTHQRIH
- the LOC124029875 gene encoding zinc finger protein OZF-like isoform X1, with the protein product MYYYRLRLSLRPVISTVRTNPACHSPSTLSRNLQSLGPDCDSGAQFALQDPEMASVNLEDCSQTLELNVNLKDEEEEEKIRTIVSHGYHVETFSTSREQQQEDQRAKRSHHCPHCEEIFPFLSKLRIHLKIHTGEKPYSCSDCGASFSHLGTLKTHQRIHTGAKPYSCSDCGKCFKTSNELKRHQTTHTGEKPFFCPDCGTSFSQLSHLKSHERIHTGEKPYSCSDCGKCFKTLYELQVHQRIHTGEKPYSCSDCGKGFTKSTYLKVHQRTHTGEKPYSCSDCGERFSQTSSLKAHKQVHTGEKPYSCSECGASFSRLDTLKAHQRIHTGEKPYFCPECGKSFSLSSTLKSHERIHTGEKPYSCSDCGVSFSRLDTLKTHQHIHTGEKPYFCPECGERFSQKTTLKSHQLIHTGEKPYFCSDCGKSFSLSTTLKSHERIHTGEKPYSCSDCGKRFSRSGTLKSHERIHTGEKPYYCSFCGKRFSRSDTLKSHERIHTGEKPYFCSDCGKSFSHLGNLKTHQRIH